The Streptococcus parasanguinis genomic sequence TAAAGCTCTTGGTTTTGCCCATGGTTTCAATATCCACTTTGGTTACATCAAAGCTCCTGAAGACGTAGATGTCTTCATGGTGGCACCAAAAGGACCAGGTCACTTGGTACGTCGTACTTACACTGAAGGATTTGGTGTACCAGCACTTTACGCTGTCTACCAAGATGCTACTGGTAACGCGAAAGACATCGCAATGGACTGGGCAAAAGGTGTTGGTTCAGCACGTGTTGGTCTTCTTTCAACAACCTTCAAAGAAGAAACAGAAGAAGATTTGTTTGGTGAACAAGCCGTTCTTATGGGTGGTTTGACAAGCTTGATCGAAGCTGGATTTGAAGTTTTGACAGAAGCTGGTTATGCACCTGAATTGGCTTACTTCGAAGTCCTTCACGAAATGAAATTGATCGTTGACTTGATCTACGAAGGTGGCTTCAAGAAAATGCGTCAATCATGTTCAAATACTGCAGAATTTGGTGATTTCGTAACTGGTCCACGTGTTATCGGTCCAGAAGTAAAAGAAAACATGAAAGCTGCCCTTGCTGATATCCAATCAGGTAAATTTGCGCGTGAATTCGTTGAAGA encodes the following:
- the ilvC gene encoding ketol-acid reductoisomerase — protein: MAVQMEYEKDVKVPALDGKKIAVIGYGSQGHAHAQNLRDSGHDVIIGVRPGKSFDKAKEDGFEAYPVAEATKLADIIMILAPDEIQKDIYKDEIAPNLSAGKALGFAHGFNIHFGYIKAPEDVDVFMVAPKGPGHLVRRTYTEGFGVPALYAVYQDATGNAKDIAMDWAKGVGSARVGLLSTTFKEETEEDLFGEQAVLMGGLTSLIEAGFEVLTEAGYAPELAYFEVLHEMKLIVDLIYEGGFKKMRQSCSNTAEFGDFVTGPRVIGPEVKENMKAALADIQSGKFAREFVEDHDAGFPRLKAFRKQAEELEIEKVGAELRKAMPFVGQNDDDAFKIYN